CTGCGGTGAGCAGGATGAGCTTGAACTCGGTAACGTTAAGGCATCATTGGTGAGACATCACTGTTCAAGGGTGCAGGAAAGACCTCAGTAGGATTAAGTGTGAGGATGGCATGGTGTGGAAGCACATGCCTCTGCCAGGTCTCTTCTAAAGTCGTTAGCCTAAGGGCCTTGCACTGGCTTCCGTTGTgtgtatttttgtaaataaacagTCCCTAACTTTTATTATATTGTCAAAGGGGTACCTCCAAAAGAAGAATAGTTGCTGTAAAGTCTATTGGCAgaagacagttttgttttttgtgggtttttgtgtttgtgtggttTTGCCTGACTTCATGTAGGATAAGGTGGGTCCGTTGCTCTGATGGATTGGCCAGGGCCAGGCCCCTTGCTCGGTTCTGAGAATACAGCTGTGCACAGGGTCCACCTGTTCCCTGCCCTCTGGAATTTGATAGAATAAGAAATGGAAACAGAATTAACTCATCTGAGCTTTGGAATGAAATACTTCCTTTTCCTGACTGGAGAGACTAATAGAGGCACCAGTGGTACATGGtgtaagtttttttaaatgtttttatgtgGCATAAATTTCACAAAATTGTCAAACTAAACAAATTCGCCGTTAATCCATTGTACTACATACTGCAAGTAAAAAATGGGGGACCATGTCACCTCCACTTATTTGTGCGTTCGCTATACttctatatatgtgtatgtatatatacttattaCTAATGCGTTAAATGTTAGTAGCATTTCATTTTTCATGCTTAGACAATAGAagctctaatattttcttcttgccCCAGTGGATCTTCTGTATATCACTGTGGAAATACTAGTCTGAGCCACCTTGGAATCCCAGCCTGAGTTTTTTATTCTTTACCATTCTTCCCTTGAATGATGTGTTTAAGGGTTtataacagtttcttttttttttcttttttaagatgtaatttaatactctttttgattttttttttaatttatttatgaatttgcCCCAGCACTTtattattcttggctgtgttgggtcttcgtttctgtgtgagggctttctctagttgaggcaagcaggggccactcttcatcgcggtgcacgggcctctcactatcgcggcctctcttgttgcggagcacaggctccagatgcgcaggctcagtaattgtggctcacgggcccagctgctccgcggcatgtgggatcttcccagaccagggctcgaacccgtgtcccctgcattggcaggcagattctcaaccactgtgccaccagggaagccccttataaCAGTTTCTTTATGCTCATGTGCTATCCAGTTGACTTGCTACAATGGTAAATAGGAAACATTTTATTCTGATTGGCATTCTGGACATCTTTTCCTTCCACTAAGCATTAATTCACTAGACTTAAGTCTTTTGGTCTGGCTCACCTCCTAGTTAGGGATGTTGAAAAACCTCTTTGGTTGTCTTTTGTAATGACCGATTCCTAAGAGACTTTAAGAAGTGTGAAATACCAAGCAGAAATGGAGCCAGGAATATTGATCTTAAAATCCAACTATGTCTGTTTTGTACctatggaagaaaaagaatgggtcaaaaggaattttttaaaatgtccttcaaCCTAGCTTCTTTCAAATGAATTTAAAAGGTACAACACCTAAATAAAGTATTAGTATTTACTCTATGGATTGTGTGCTCCCCGTAACCTCACATTTCTCTTTTTCAGGAATAGGAGAGTGCTATTCCACCCGGAATGGAAGTGTGTCCTTACTGTAAGAAGCCATTTAAACGATTAAAATCCCATTTGCCGTACTGTAAGATGATAGGACCGGCTGTGCCTGCTGTTTGTCAGTCCAAGCCGGCTACACTCCCACGTGCTAAAAAAATCAAAGGGCCAATCAGAGACTCAGTTAAAGCAAAAGAGAAAGGGTTAGGGACcgatagaaagaaaagaaatcccgAACTGAAAGGGGACAGATCAGAACAACAGACAGTTAAGTCCTCTTCACAACTAGCTGTTGGTTTGGAAAAAACAGGTAATACAAAGGCTGATAAAGATTTCAAGAATCAAATTCAACCCTCCCTCAAAGTGCTAAAAAATACTGAACCGAAGATTACTTTCCAGGGGGAAACTACAGCTCAGTTTTCTGCATCAGAAAACACCACTCCTAAAAAAGAGCTTACTGAAGATTTGTCTAAATCAGGGGAAAGTAAAAATAACCCTTCAGAAACTGAAGCTTCTTTAGCTCTTGGCCCAATGGAACCTTCTCTGTCAAATCAAGATAGGAAACATTCTTCAGCCTTCCCTAATGATGTACAAGCCACTTCTGCTGATTTAAGATTGGATAGAGTGGATGCCCCAAGACAGAACCTTCTCATAAAATTACTAGATATGCCTCTGGGCGATTATCACAGTTCTCCCACGAATCTCAATTACGGGGTCAAAAGGGTAAGCACATCATCAAGCAGTGAGAGAGATTCCAAGGCCGGGGATCACCTCTTGGGAGTCTCTACTAGAGACTCTGGGACTtgggaaaagaacacagaatcaCAAATTGCAGCTTTTAAAGTTAGCCCGTTAGGTAAAATCCAGGTCAGGGAGAACCAGAGAAAAGGACTTGACCTTGCAGCAGAGGCATGTGGGAGCCAAGGAAATGCAGAGAAAAGTGCATTTGCAACAGAAATGCAGGAATGGGCCGCCATGAGCGATGATTCAGTCATGGAGAGGAAATCTCGAGGTGAAGGTCTCCCAACGGGGACAAACTGCAGTGAGCTTCTCTCTGTATCACAGTCACGTAATCAAAGTCTTGCCTCTCTGGCTATGAAATTTCTCCAAGAAGAGAAGGCAGAAGCCTGCAGCCATAATCGAGTCCCTGCTATGAAGGCATTGACAAAGAGTGAGGAACAAGCTTCTCTGACACCCAAGTCGGGCTGTCGGCCGCCAGCATTGCACCCCAGGGGCCAGCATTCTGCACATGCAACCCATCATCATGCTTCTAAAGGCCCTTTCACAGGTCAGATCGGTGCCACCGACGGAAAGACCCTATCCAGCTCCCTGGGGCTGGAGTGGTTTCCAGAGCTCTATCCGGGTTATCTTGGACTCGGGGTGTTGCCAGGGAAGCCTCAGCATTGGGGCACATTGGCCCAGAAGCCTGCGCTCATCAGTACCCAGGGGGAAAGCTGCTCACAAGGTAAACACGCTCCCGCTCCCGCTCAAGCTCATCCAGACAGCTCTGTGCCTTTTGAATCAGTGAGGTTTAGAACGCCCACATTCTCTCTCACTTGACTTTACTCGTACCTAGGCATTCTAGTGCGCTGGACTTGTAGGTGTTCTCAGAATGTGACTTCTTGCTCCCAGGGGTCAGTAATGACAGTGGTTTAtcactctcccttcccctccaccaAGAGGTGAAGGTTGGACTCCGACAGGCTGACCTTCTACATTTGGAAGAGGCATGGCCTCGTCTAGAAATTGGGTGGGTATTCAAGCTGAAGAGACTCAGGAAAAAATGAAGACTTCAGGGTCTGCCTCAACAGAACAAGCGCCGTGCTCAGATTTCAGTCAGGACCAGGTTGGGCAGAAAACGGGTTCCAGACGTGTGGTCAGATGCAGCATCCGGCAGCCTAGAGCAGCACAGGAGGGGAGCGCAGGTGGGGTTCTGGCTTTGGGGGCGGGCTGGCGTTAAAGCTGTCCGGAGGGGCACGGCAGTCCAGGCAGGTGGAAGCGGGGCCTCGGGTGAGCCGGTGAAGACCAGGGCAGAGGGTGTGGCCAGAAGGGGGCGGAAATCCATGCCCTGGAGAAGGTAGGCCACAGAGAATAGGACCCAGGAGTAGAGCCAAAGATGCAGCCTCTAGACTCGAGAGGTTAGGTAAGAAGGATGGGGGGAAAGAGGCTGGACGTCACCACTGACTGGATTGTGAGTCTGTCTCTCCCGAAGCTCCCTGCATGCTCCTCGCTGCTGCTGGGATGGGCTCGGCGGCGGCgggacggacggacggacggagGCCCGGGTAGGAGCCAGGAGCTTCCCTGCGGCCCCCTCGGTGCCCTCGCTTTTTTCTGCTGAGTCTCACCTTTGGTTACTGAACTGCTTCTCTAATGACGAAACAGAGAGTGTCTCCATTTTCCTCCCCAGAAGCTTTGGATTACCtcttttgtttgggttttctcGGGGCGTGGTTAGGCGTGCTCACAGCGTCCATCTCTTCTTGCCTAGCGTTCTTTGGTGCTTTCGGGTTATTTTGACAGGAGACCCAAAGCCACTCCGAATAGGCTTGCAGCAGAAAAGCTTGTATTTTCCCTTCCTAAAGGATACATTTTTCCCCTCTACTACGTTTTGTGAATGATCACATATTCACCAAGCCCCAGTTTGGCTGTTGTGGAAagcattttcttttgtattttaattatccCTTTCTAAAGGTTTCAAAATGGACGTTTATTAAGAGGGTTGCTAGCTTAAAGCTACGTTTCCTTCAGCTGCCTCAGTGGTTAACCAAACCCAGGTCTACCATCTTCACTGTCTTTACCAAGTTGTAGTATCAAGTCCCTGCTCCATCTTAACATAGAATTAAATACTCACCTTTGCGTTGCTTTGTGGTGTTCAGGGTGCTTCACCTATCTTCTGATTTTGGCCTCACCACTCGGAGAGGTGGGCAGAgtgcttttctctctgttttgcaGGTGATGAAACAGGCACAGGGGaaaagtgatttgtccaaggtggTGATGCCAGTAAGTGGTAGAGGTGCGAGTAGAACCCCGTCTCCTGAGGCCTAGTTTAAAGCTTTCACTCAACCATGTTGTAGAAAATGCGCCACAGCTAGACGCGCAGGTGGTGTTTATATCTCCGAGCTTCTCTGTGGTTTtcagtggcataaacacagcccgTAGCAAATCTCTAGCAGGTAGAAGGGCTTCTTTGTATTCTTTCCTACCCTCTGTAGTGCTAAGGTGAGTTCATTTTAGTGGGAAAAGGGAGGGAACTAATAATGTTGATCAGGTGATGGCGGTTTCTGGTCGTTGTGTGAGATGCCTGATGTAATTATCTCCTTTAACCCTCCTGACGGTTCTGAGGGGCTGTCACTGCCAGAGATTGCCCTGTGTTGTGGGCGAGGGGTCTGAGCCTCAAGAGGGCTCAGTGACTTGCCCACGTTCACCAGTAAGCGGCAGtcgggattcaaatccaggtccatCTGCCTTGACAGACATCCATGGTCTTTAAACTCAGCCTCAGGCTTACTTTAGGGCAGTTAGTGGTCAATATCACGGTTGATTTAAGTTATTAGTAACACGCCCCTTAATAGGTCCCAAGATTACAGGTAATAATAAGGTAAGAGATAACAGTAACCCGTGTCACCAAATCACTAGGCTTGTGAAATTGAATATGGGGGGAAAAATACAAGTTTTCCTTTAATAGTAAGTTCTTCCAGAATAGTGGCCAGAAGTGCTTTTGTTCTCCTTTATTGGTCACAGTCTGTAACGTGTGATTAGTTTGGGCTTCTGTATCGGGGAAGGTGTAGCCATCACTGTGCCTCTAGTTCTGTTGTAAACCGAAAAGCTGTTGGAAGTTGGCTCCACCATTAACGGTCAGACTGTGATGCTGCTACCAAATGAACGGGAGACGCTAGAGGAGACCCCAGGATCTCAGTTAAGGTCAAGACCCGATTCCTCAGTTGGCCAGGGACTTCAAGGCCATCCAATCTACAAGGATAAAAAAGTAGTGTGGCTCTGCAGCTTTGTACCTTCACCTGGCAATGACTGTCCCCAGTGACTGCAGGGTTAAGACTGACCTCCCACGCAGTCTTTGCAGAAGAGCTTGGGTTGTATGTGCCCTTATTCAGGCAAAACCTCTGATGGGCCACTCCTCCTCTATCTCAGGAAACCAACACATCGCTTTGATACTTAAAGGCAGGGCCAGTGAGCTAAGAGTTACTGAGTTAACTATATATCAGGTGTGATACCTGCATGTTTACCTAGGTTATCTTAAGGAATCTTATACCAGTTCTGGGAGATGGGTATTATCCccttttacagacgaggaaactgaatTTCAGAGAGGATGAGTAACTTGCCCAGTATCCAGTTTCTAACGTTATCTGATGGTCTTTGCCAAGGTTTTCCAGGCAGTGTTTCTTGCACTGGACCGTTGGGCTCCAGGATGTCGTCCGTTTTCTTTCCTGCACGGGGAAATACAGCTAGTCCTCGTACATCAGGTACCTGAGTAAACTTAGGTGAGGTGATTCTACCAGCTGGAAAGGCACCTAGGGCCTTCATTTTGATGAAACAAGGTAGGACCAGAAGCTCTCATGGCCGATGAAAAATGGCTATGTTTTGAGGACCTAGGCTAGGAAATCCCAAGGCATACTGATGGTTCTGAGGATGCCACCACGTTGGGCTGCAGTGAATCAGGCGTCAGGGGATCGGGCTCATGGAATTCGGCGGCACTAGGAGCACTCTTCTGAGCTTCAGGGAGAAAGGTTCCCATGGACCTCACTACCAGAAGGAGTAGTTTTCCTGGCCTGAGAGAAAGTAGATTTTAGAAGTTCAAGATTTAAATCTCAGGAGACTCAGCAAGTACCAGGGTCTGAGAGTTCTCAGCAGTAGAGGACTTCGTTCAGAGGAAACCTCTCAGAGCCCCAGTCGCCTTGAGAGCATTCAGCTGGGAGGGCTGGCTGGGCCTTTGCAGAATTAGGTGCCTTGGCTTTGGGGCTGAAAGTGTAAGAGATCTACATCCTAGGTTCCCAAATCTGGACAGTTCACAGTTTCacgtggtcattttttttttttttttttttttttttttccctaggtaggtttattcctaggtattttattctttttgttgcaatggtaaatgggagtgtttccataatttctctttcagatttttcatcattagtgtataggaatgcaagagatttctgtgcattaattttgtatcctgcaactttaccatattcattaattagctctagcagttttctggtggcagttttaggattctctatgtatagtatcatgtcatccgcaaacagtgacagttttacttctttttttccaatttgtattccttttatttctttttcttctctgattgccgtggctaggacttccaaaactatgttgaataatagtggtgagagtggacatccttgtcttgttcctgatcttagaggaaatgctttcagtttttcaccattgagaatgatgtttgctgtgggtttgtcatatatggcctttattgtgttgaggtaggttccctctatgcccactttctggagagtttttatcagaaatgggtgttgaattttgtcaaaagctttttctgcatctattgagatgatcatatggtttttattcttcaatttgttaatatggtgtatcacattgattgatttgcgtatattgaagaatccttgcatccctgggataaatcccacttgatcgtggtgtatgatccttttaatgtgttgttggattctgtttgctagtattttgttgaggatttttgcatctatattcatcagtgatattggtctgtaattttctttttttgtagtgtctttgtctggttttggtatcagggtgatggtggcctcatagaatgagtttgggagtgttccttcctctgcaattttttggaagagtttgagaaggatgggttttagctcttctctaaatgtttgatagaattcacctgtgaagccatctggtcctggacttttgtttgttggaagatttttaatcacagtttcaatttcattacttgtgattggtctgttcatattttctatttcttcctggttcagtcttggaaggttatacctttctaagaatttgtccatttcttccaggttgtccattttattggcataaagttgcttgtagtagtctcttaggatgctttgtatttctgcagtgtctgttgtaacttctcctttttcatttctgattttattgatttgagtcctctccctctttttcttgatgagtctggctaatggcttatcaattttgtttatcttctcaaagaaccaacttttagttttattgatctttgctattgttttctttgtttctatttcatttatttctgctctgatctttatgatttctttccttctgctaactttgggttttgtttgttcttctttctctagtttcttgaggtgtaaggttagattgtttacttgagctttttcttgtttctttaggtaggcttgtatagctataaacttccctcttagaactgcttttgctgcatcccataggttttgggtcgtcgtgttttcattgtcatttgtctctaggtattttttgatttcctctttgatttcttcagtgatctcttggttatttagtaacgtattgtttagcctccatgtgtttgtcctttttacgtttttttccctgtaattcatttctaatctcatagcgttgtggtcagaaaaaatgcttgatatgatttcaattttcttaaatttactgaggcttgatttgtgacccaagatgtgatctatcttggagaatgttccgtgcgcacttgagaagaacgtgtaatctgctgtttttggatggaatgtcctatatatatcaattaaatctatctggtctattgtgtcatttaaagcttctgtttccttatttattttcattttggatgatctgtccattggtgtaagtgaggtgttaaagtcccccactattattgtgttactgtcgatttcctcttttatagctgttagcagttgccttatgtattgaggtgctcctatgttgggtgcatatatatttataattgttatatcttcttcttggattgatccctggattaatatgtagtgtccttccctgtctcttgtaacattctttattttaaagtctattttatctgatatgagtatagctactccagctttcttttgatttccatttgcatggaatatctttttccatcccctcactttcagtctgtatgtgtccctaggtctaaagtgggtctcttgtagacagcatatatatgggtcttgtttttgtatacattcagccagtctatgtcttttggttggggcatttaatccattcacgtttaaggtaataatcgatatgtatgttcctatgaccattttcttaattgttttgggtttgtttttgtaggtccttttcttctcttgtgtttcccacttagagaagttcctttagcatttgttgtagagctggtttggtgatgctgaattctcttagcttttgcttgtctgtaaagcttttgatttctccatgaaatctaaatgagatccttgccgggtagagtaatcttggttgtaggttcttccctttcatcactttaaatacatcatgccactcccttctggcttgtagagtttctgctgagaaatcagctgttaaccttatgggagttcccttgtatgttatttgtcgtttttcccttgctgctttcaataagttttctttgtctttaatttttgccactttgattactatgtgtctcggcgtgtttctccttgggtttatcctgtatgggactctctgcgcttcctggacttgggtggctatttcctttcccatgttagggaagttttcgactataatctcttcaaatattttctctggtcctttctctctctcttctccttctgggacccctataatgcgaatgttgttgcgtttaatgttgtcccagaggtctcttaggctgtcttcatttcttttcattcttttttctttagtctgttccgcagcagtgaattccatcattctgtcttccaggtcacttatccgttcttctgcctcagttattctgctattgattccttctagtgtagttttcatttcagttattgtattggtcatctctgtttgtttgttctttaattcttctaggtctttgttaatcatttcttgcatcttctcaatctttgcctccattcttattccaaggtcctggatcatcttcactatcattattctgaattctttttctggaaggttgcctatctccacttcatttagttgtttttctggggttttttcttgttccttcatctggtacatagccctctgccttttcatcttctctatctttctgtaactgtggtttttggtccacaggctgcaggattatagtttttcttgcttctgttccatttttttttaagagtaaagaTTGTTAGGCATCGTCCCCAGAGATTGATTCTGAAGCGAGGCCTCCGAATTGTATTTTCAGACGTTTCCTCGGTGTCACCGAAGGTCAaccaagtttgagaactgctcctGGAGGTGATGGCCCTGGCGCAGGTGCCTCAGGCCCAGCGGTGGGCTGTTCTCAAATTGTGGCAGGGGAGGAGGTGGTTTGGAGAAAAAAACTTGGTGTAATTACAAAAAGCAAAATGTGGCTGACGGGGTTACCAGAAGGTCAAGTGAGAACACTTTATAGGTCATGGGTTTTTAAAGGCCAAGAAACAGCTAACTAAAGGCTGTTGTCTAACCTGCAACCAGGATTTCCATCAGTAGGGTATCCGtgtgaggtgttttgttttttaaatttatttatttattggctgcattgggtcttcgttgctgcatgcgggc
This window of the Balaenoptera ricei isolate mBalRic1 chromosome 20, mBalRic1.hap2, whole genome shotgun sequence genome carries:
- the C20H17orf80 gene encoding uncharacterized protein C17orf80 homolog — translated: MEVCPYCKKPFKRLKSHLPYCKMIGPAVPAVCQSKPATLPRAKKIKGPIRDSVKAKEKGLGTDRKKRNPELKGDRSEQQTVKSSSQLAVGLEKTGNTKADKDFKNQIQPSLKVLKNTEPKITFQGETTAQFSASENTTPKKELTEDLSKSGESKNNPSETEASLALGPMEPSLSNQDRKHSSAFPNDVQATSADLRLDRVDAPRQNLLIKLLDMPLGDYHSSPTNLNYGVKRVSTSSSSERDSKAGDHLLGVSTRDSGTWEKNTESQIAAFKVSPLGKIQVRENQRKGLDLAAEACGSQGNAEKSAFATEMQEWAAMSDDSVMERKSRGEGLPTGTNCSELLSVSQSRNQSLASLAMKFLQEEKAEACSHNRVPAMKALTKSEEQASLTPKSGCRPPALHPRGQHSAHATHHHASKGPFTGQIGATDGKTLSSSLGLEWFPELYPGYLGLGVLPGKPQHWGTLAQKPALISTQGESCSQVPLMERSSTAVRSLEAPARLTTSSFSLRRLLGAVQTGWVRCRTGVKSRAAGGILMLFTGYFVLCCSWSFKCLRSVPSPAPDGQDASRAPVSEG